A window of Thermus antranikianii DSM 12462 contains these coding sequences:
- the plsY gene encoding glycerol-3-phosphate 1-O-acyltransferase PlsY, which translates to MGSALLALVVAYLFGSIPAGVLVARTYGVDIRKVGSGNIGATNVLRALGPGPALMVAFFDVFKGGVAVLIARAVGIEGPLLGGVALAAVLGHNYSLFLGFRGGKGVATSFGTLLFLDPILALWTFPIGVSVMLLTRYVSAGSMTGGVAAMVLALALSRPLWEVVTVGLMALLIFWTHRENLKRLQAGTERRLGEKEGGHA; encoded by the coding sequence ATGGGGTCGGCGCTTCTGGCTCTGGTGGTGGCCTACCTCTTCGGCTCCATTCCCGCCGGGGTTCTGGTGGCCAGAACCTACGGGGTGGACATCCGCAAGGTGGGTTCGGGCAACATCGGGGCCACCAATGTCCTCAGGGCCTTGGGGCCTGGGCCCGCCTTGATGGTGGCCTTCTTTGATGTCTTCAAGGGTGGGGTGGCCGTCTTGATCGCGCGGGCGGTGGGGATAGAGGGACCCCTTTTGGGCGGGGTGGCTTTGGCGGCGGTGCTGGGCCACAACTACTCCCTGTTTTTGGGGTTTAGGGGGGGAAAGGGGGTGGCCACCAGCTTCGGCACCCTCCTCTTTCTGGATCCCATCCTGGCCCTGTGGACCTTCCCCATCGGGGTGTCGGTGATGCTCCTCACCCGGTACGTGTCCGCGGGGAGCATGACCGGGGGGGTGGCGGCCATGGTTTTGGCCCTGGCCCTTTCCCGCCCCCTTTGGGAGGTGGTCACCGTGGGCCTCATGGCCCTTCTCATCTTCTGGACCCACCGGGAAAACTTGAAGCGTCTCCAGGCGGGAACGGAAAGGCGCCTGGGGGAGAAGGAGGGAGGTCATGCTTGA